Proteins encoded together in one Bradyrhizobium sp. CB82 window:
- a CDS encoding homoserine O-succinyltransferase translates to MPVLIDIDSDDHHLFLRARSGGRAAIASPPNRVECLDIGLINNMSDAALMSTERQLFDLLDAAAGRLLVRLHFYTMEATPRSEWGRDYVRRYYRGVGDLLNRRLDGVIVTGAEPRAASLTDEPYWATFVQIAEWARENTVSSVFSCLAVHAAVLHMDGVARHKLPAKCFGVFAQTKKRHHPLMQDVPKTFRIPHARWNEVQERELANCGYSVLTWSGEAGVDCFIKQQKKSLFVHFQGHPEYETQSLLGEHRRDMGRFLRGENEVCPTIPSGYFDAEAEQILTAFRQKALSDRHPELFADFPADQLAKDLNNVWRLPAKRIYRNWLLYMMSQQAGRAKPLGAREAALSAAGIPADGHGRKLVAARSARLARSPNPMTKQRLGHYE, encoded by the coding sequence ATGCCAGTACTAATCGATATCGACTCCGACGACCATCACCTCTTCTTGCGAGCGCGGAGTGGAGGCCGCGCTGCTATTGCATCGCCGCCAAATCGGGTGGAGTGCCTCGACATCGGGCTCATCAACAACATGTCGGATGCTGCCTTGATGTCGACCGAGCGCCAGCTGTTTGACCTGCTCGATGCGGCGGCCGGACGACTTTTGGTCAGGCTGCATTTCTATACGATGGAGGCGACCCCCCGTTCGGAATGGGGCCGCGATTACGTGCGTCGATACTACCGTGGCGTCGGCGATTTGCTGAACAGGAGGCTGGACGGGGTAATCGTGACGGGCGCCGAACCTAGAGCCGCCAGCCTCACGGACGAGCCATATTGGGCCACCTTCGTCCAGATCGCCGAATGGGCCAGAGAGAATACCGTGTCGTCGGTGTTTTCCTGTCTGGCCGTCCATGCTGCCGTTCTGCACATGGACGGCGTTGCGCGCCACAAGCTGCCCGCAAAATGCTTCGGTGTCTTCGCTCAGACAAAGAAGAGACATCATCCCCTGATGCAAGACGTGCCGAAGACCTTCAGAATACCGCACGCCCGATGGAACGAGGTGCAGGAGCGAGAACTCGCGAACTGCGGATATTCGGTTCTCACCTGGTCGGGCGAGGCTGGGGTCGACTGCTTCATCAAGCAGCAGAAGAAGAGCCTTTTCGTCCATTTCCAGGGCCATCCGGAATACGAAACCCAGAGCCTGCTGGGCGAACATAGAAGAGACATGGGCCGCTTCCTCCGGGGCGAGAACGAAGTCTGTCCGACGATACCGAGCGGTTATTTCGACGCAGAGGCGGAACAGATACTGACCGCTTTCCGACAGAAAGCCCTTTCCGACAGACACCCGGAGCTTTTCGCCGACTTTCCGGCCGATCAGTTGGCGAAGGACCTGAACAACGTCTGGCGTCTGCCGGCCAAGCGCATATACCGCAACTGGTTGCTGTACATGATGTCGCAGCAAGCTGGGCGCGCAAAACCGTTGGGGGCGCGAGAAGCGGCTCTCTCCGCAGCCGGAATTCCGGCGGATGGTCATGGACGCAAATTGGTTGCGGCTCGATCCGCTCGCTTGGCGCGCTCGCCAAACCCGATGACCAAGCAGCGGCTCGGACATTATGAGTGA
- a CDS encoding O-acetylhomoserine aminocarboxypropyltransferase/cysteine synthase family protein, protein MRRETIAVHGGFKDDPVTKAVAVPIYQTASYAFDSADHGAALFNLEVDGFRYTRIGNPTNAVLESRVAALEGGIEALSVACGQAAVNYAVANIAEMGTNIVSVPQLYGTTHTLFAHILPRQGTTVRFSEDDQPASLERLIDADTRAVFCESVGNPAGNVCDIEAMADVAHRHGVPLIVDNTVPTPILLRPIEYGADIVVESLTKFMGGHGTTLGGVIVDSGRFPWAEHRRRFRMMNEPEQSYHGLVFTERYGAAAYIARCRAVSQRTTGAVLAPMNAFLLLQGIETVALRIERHVDNGEKVARFLRDDRRVGWVNYAGFEDSPYFALTQKYLGGRACSLLTFGVAGGFEAGKRFYDALKLCKRLVNIGDAKSLACHPASTTHRQMSPEEQDKAGVRPEMIRLSVGIEHIDDIITDLDQALCAAN, encoded by the coding sequence ATGAGAAGAGAGACCATCGCCGTCCACGGCGGCTTCAAAGACGATCCGGTCACCAAGGCGGTCGCCGTGCCGATCTACCAGACGGCCTCGTACGCTTTCGACAGCGCCGATCATGGAGCCGCGCTCTTCAACCTTGAAGTGGACGGCTTCCGCTACACGCGGATCGGCAATCCGACCAATGCGGTGCTCGAGAGTCGCGTCGCCGCCCTGGAAGGCGGCATCGAGGCACTCAGCGTGGCCTGTGGTCAGGCCGCGGTGAACTATGCGGTGGCCAATATCGCGGAGATGGGCACCAACATCGTCTCGGTCCCGCAGCTCTACGGAACCACGCATACGCTGTTCGCGCACATCCTGCCGAGGCAAGGCACTACCGTCCGGTTTTCAGAAGACGACCAGCCTGCGAGCCTAGAACGATTGATCGACGCCGATACGCGGGCGGTGTTCTGCGAGAGCGTCGGAAATCCGGCCGGAAATGTCTGCGACATCGAAGCGATGGCCGACGTCGCGCACAGGCATGGCGTCCCGCTGATCGTCGACAACACGGTGCCGACACCGATCCTGCTCAGGCCGATCGAATATGGCGCAGACATCGTGGTGGAGTCGCTGACGAAATTCATGGGCGGACACGGCACTACGCTCGGTGGAGTTATCGTCGACAGCGGCCGCTTCCCATGGGCGGAGCATCGCCGCCGCTTCCGGATGATGAACGAACCAGAGCAATCATATCACGGGCTCGTCTTTACCGAGCGCTACGGGGCCGCTGCTTACATTGCGCGTTGCCGCGCCGTCTCCCAGAGGACCACGGGCGCCGTCCTGGCACCGATGAATGCTTTCCTGCTGCTCCAGGGCATTGAAACCGTCGCGCTGCGGATCGAGCGGCACGTCGATAATGGCGAGAAGGTCGCGCGGTTCTTGCGCGACGACCGCCGTGTCGGGTGGGTGAATTATGCGGGCTTTGAGGATAGTCCCTATTTCGCGCTGACACAGAAGTATCTAGGTGGCCGTGCGTGTTCACTGCTGACCTTTGGCGTGGCAGGAGGCTTCGAGGCGGGTAAGCGATTCTACGACGCGCTGAAGCTCTGCAAGCGGCTGGTCAATATTGGCGACGCGAAATCGCTCGCCTGCCACCCCGCATCGACCACGCACCGGCAAATGTCGCCCGAAGAGCAGGACAAGGCCGGCGTACGGCCCGAGATGATCAGGCTGAGCGTCGGAATCGAGCACATCGACGACATCATCACGGATCTCGACCAGGCGCTATGCGCTGCGAATTGA
- a CDS encoding amino acid--[acyl-carrier-protein] ligase, with the protein MNVARFAAQTKSSSRPSDPLDYLTDLLFHEMGSPGVYGRTALYEDVVERLAVLISRYREADTEVMRFPPVMNRAQLEKSGYLKSFPNLLGCVCGLHGTESEIHAAVSRFDAGGDWTTSLSPADLVLSPAACYPVYPIAASRGPVPAGGWRFDVAADCFRREPSHHLDRLQSFRMREFVSIGSPDQASAFRERWIVRAQEIARDLGLTFRVDYASDPFFGRVGQMMAVSQKQQSLKFELLVPLRSEERPTACMSFNYHREHFGATWGILDAAGEPAHTACVAFGMDRLAVAMFHTHGGNTARWPTAVRDLLGFPRNGQ; encoded by the coding sequence ATGAACGTGGCCAGGTTTGCAGCACAGACGAAATCCTCTTCGCGTCCGTCCGACCCGCTGGACTATCTCACCGATTTGCTGTTCCACGAGATGGGCTCTCCGGGGGTCTATGGCCGCACCGCGCTCTATGAAGACGTCGTAGAGCGGCTTGCAGTGCTGATCTCGCGGTATCGCGAGGCGGACACCGAAGTGATGCGCTTCCCCCCCGTCATGAATCGCGCGCAACTCGAGAAGTCGGGCTATCTGAAGAGCTTTCCGAACCTCCTTGGTTGCGTCTGCGGCCTGCACGGCACGGAGAGTGAAATCCACGCCGCGGTCAGCCGCTTCGACGCCGGCGGCGACTGGACCACGTCGCTTTCACCGGCCGACCTCGTGCTGTCGCCGGCCGCCTGCTATCCGGTTTATCCAATTGCAGCGAGCCGCGGACCCGTACCGGCGGGCGGCTGGCGCTTCGACGTGGCCGCCGATTGCTTCCGTCGCGAGCCCTCGCATCATCTCGACCGGCTGCAGTCCTTCAGGATGCGCGAATTCGTCAGCATCGGCAGCCCCGACCAAGCTTCCGCGTTCCGGGAGCGCTGGATCGTGCGGGCACAGGAGATTGCCCGCGATCTCGGACTGACCTTCAGGGTCGACTACGCCAGCGATCCGTTCTTTGGCCGGGTCGGCCAGATGATGGCGGTGAGTCAAAAGCAGCAGTCGCTGAAATTCGAATTGCTGGTGCCTCTGCGCTCCGAGGAGCGCCCCACCGCTTGCATGAGCTTCAACTATCACCGCGAACATTTTGGCGCCACCTGGGGCATCCTGGATGCGGCCGGCGAGCCGGCACATACCGCCTGCGTGGCATTCGGAATGGACCGTCTCGCCGTCGCCATGTTCCACACCCATGGCGGAAACACTGCGCGCTGGCCGACCGCGGTACGGGACCTGCTCGGTTTCCCGAGGAACGGCCAGTAG
- a CDS encoding acyl-CoA dehydrogenase family protein — translation MNVQEAQFRNFAPESGRVPCPHDTFSFQQRTAAVAEAAASEAEAVDREARFPRKAIDAARRERLLGAQIPIAFGGEGASLFEVTDMCYALGRACASTGMIFAMHQTKIACLVRHGVGSTWHESFMRRVAAEQLLLASSTTEGQNGGNIRFSTAAVERSGVEISLVRDATVISYGAEADGIVTIARRADDAAGSDQVLLAITRDDYTLEPTLAWETLGMRGTCSAGFKLNFRGSADQIFPVAYERIHAQTMTPVAHLCWSSVWAGIAAAAVDRAQLFVRKAARGAGGNMPPGAAHFTSARMTLTKLRAIIAANLESYAARQRDERALSSVDFQSSINLLKVEASELAVTAVMHAMRACGLSGYRNDTDVSVGRHLRDVLSAPIMINNDRILASMGTTTLMSAVPASLRD, via the coding sequence ATGAACGTGCAGGAAGCCCAGTTCCGCAATTTCGCCCCGGAAAGCGGCCGAGTGCCATGCCCTCACGACACCTTCTCGTTCCAGCAGAGGACGGCGGCGGTGGCGGAGGCCGCGGCGTCGGAAGCCGAAGCAGTCGACCGCGAGGCGCGCTTCCCGCGGAAGGCCATCGACGCGGCGCGCAGGGAGAGGCTTCTGGGAGCACAGATCCCGATCGCATTCGGCGGCGAGGGCGCATCGCTCTTCGAGGTGACCGACATGTGCTACGCGCTCGGCCGCGCCTGCGCCTCGACCGGAATGATCTTCGCGATGCATCAGACCAAGATCGCCTGCCTGGTTCGCCACGGCGTAGGCAGCACCTGGCATGAAAGCTTCATGCGCCGTGTTGCAGCCGAACAATTGCTGCTGGCGTCGTCGACCACGGAAGGTCAGAACGGCGGAAACATACGCTTCAGCACTGCCGCGGTAGAGCGCTCGGGGGTCGAGATCTCGCTGGTGCGCGACGCAACGGTAATTTCCTACGGTGCGGAGGCAGACGGCATCGTCACCATCGCGCGCCGAGCGGACGACGCCGCCGGATCCGATCAGGTGTTGCTGGCCATCACGCGGGACGACTACACGCTTGAACCGACCCTCGCATGGGAGACGCTTGGCATGCGTGGAACCTGCAGTGCCGGTTTCAAGCTGAACTTCAGGGGCTCCGCGGACCAGATATTCCCCGTAGCCTACGAGAGGATCCATGCGCAGACGATGACGCCCGTCGCCCACTTGTGCTGGTCATCGGTCTGGGCGGGAATCGCGGCCGCTGCGGTGGATCGCGCGCAGCTGTTCGTCCGCAAGGCCGCGCGAGGGGCCGGCGGCAACATGCCTCCCGGCGCGGCGCATTTCACCTCCGCCAGGATGACGCTGACGAAACTGCGTGCCATCATCGCCGCCAACCTCGAGTCCTATGCGGCCCGACAACGAGACGAGCGCGCATTGTCGTCCGTCGACTTCCAGTCCTCGATCAATCTTCTCAAGGTGGAGGCCTCTGAACTCGCGGTCACGGCCGTCATGCATGCGATGCGCGCCTGCGGCCTCTCAGGCTACCGCAACGACACCGACGTCAGCGTCGGCCGCCATCTCCGCGACGTGCTTTCCGCTCCGATCATGATCAACAACGACCGCATCCTCGCCAGCATGGGGACCACCACGCTGATGAGCGCCGTCCCGGCGTCTCTGCGCGATTGA
- a CDS encoding phosphopantetheine-binding protein, with translation MQGRTASVQDRVLSVVRSILEQNAITAVVHPESRLVDIGLNSMSMVELMLKVESEFDLTLPQPVITPENFQSVKTMETMILNQLGPGAG, from the coding sequence ATGCAAGGTCGTACCGCGAGCGTGCAGGACCGTGTTCTATCCGTGGTCAGGAGTATCCTCGAGCAGAACGCGATCACTGCGGTTGTCCACCCGGAATCGCGGCTCGTGGATATCGGGCTGAACTCGATGAGCATGGTCGAGCTGATGCTCAAGGTCGAATCCGAGTTCGATCTCACTCTTCCCCAACCGGTGATCACACCCGAGAATTTCCAATCGGTGAAGACGATGGAGACGATGATTCTCAATCAGCTCGGACCGGGAGCAGGATGA
- a CDS encoding long-chain-acyl-CoA synthetase, with the protein MIEPTTRSSAPRLRPSTAKTWLNAIALTSRVEADPHRLFADVVQEWAQRQPGRLALLSDDQSISYGELAARINRYARWARGQGIRTGRTVCLLMQNHPDYLACWLGISSAGGTVALINTRLIGRSLAHCIEVARADHVILAADCVNAFETARRHLNCVPQVWRLGSRDTAADLDVALAAQDISPLSSTERGDVTINGRALLIYTSGTTGLPKAANVSHRRILSWGGWFAGLMDASVDDRLYDCLPLHHSVGGVVAPCSMLHAGGSVVVAEKFSARNFWDDVVRFDCTVLQYIGELCRYLLKTPTSSKETEHRLRLAVGNGLRGDIWETFAARFAIPQILEFYAATEGNFSLFNVEGKPGAIGRIPPVLAHRFPASIVKVDADSGSPVRSDAGLCIACAPGETGEAIGCIDSVDRGGGPFEGYTDPAETEKKILRDVFADGDAWFRTGDLMLRDEHGYFHFIDRIGDTFRWKGENVATSEVNDAIRDCPGVVDASTYGIAVPAADGRAGMAALVVDEGFDFETFTKHLSRRLPAYALPVFVRVCGALDATETFKQNKQRLIREGIDPSVVNDPLFLRDPATGDYRPIDQAVYARIVADEIRF; encoded by the coding sequence GTGATCGAGCCCACGACCAGAAGCAGCGCTCCGCGGCTTAGACCCTCCACCGCCAAGACCTGGCTGAACGCCATCGCGCTGACTTCGCGGGTCGAGGCCGATCCACACAGGTTGTTCGCCGACGTCGTGCAGGAATGGGCGCAGCGGCAGCCCGGTCGCCTCGCGTTGCTTTCGGACGATCAATCCATCAGCTACGGAGAGCTTGCTGCTCGGATCAACCGATATGCGCGCTGGGCGCGGGGCCAGGGCATCCGTACCGGCCGCACGGTCTGCCTGCTGATGCAGAACCACCCGGACTACCTCGCCTGTTGGCTCGGCATCAGCAGCGCGGGTGGGACGGTAGCGCTCATCAACACAAGGCTGATCGGCCGATCGCTCGCCCATTGCATCGAAGTCGCGCGTGCCGATCACGTGATCCTCGCCGCAGACTGCGTGAATGCGTTCGAGACCGCACGACGGCACCTCAACTGCGTGCCGCAAGTCTGGAGGCTCGGTAGCCGTGATACGGCCGCCGATCTGGACGTGGCGCTCGCCGCCCAAGACATCAGCCCACTGTCTTCCACCGAACGCGGCGATGTCACGATCAACGGACGCGCGCTCCTCATCTACACGTCGGGCACCACCGGGCTGCCGAAGGCGGCGAACGTCAGTCATCGCCGGATTCTCAGCTGGGGCGGATGGTTTGCCGGTCTGATGGATGCTTCCGTCGACGACCGCCTCTACGATTGCCTGCCGCTCCATCATTCAGTCGGCGGTGTCGTGGCACCCTGCAGCATGCTTCACGCGGGCGGCTCGGTCGTGGTCGCGGAGAAATTTTCCGCACGGAACTTCTGGGACGACGTCGTGCGCTTCGACTGCACCGTCCTCCAATATATCGGAGAGCTCTGCCGATACCTGCTCAAGACGCCGACGTCCTCAAAAGAGACCGAACACAGGCTGCGGCTCGCCGTCGGCAATGGATTGCGCGGCGACATCTGGGAGACCTTCGCCGCGCGGTTCGCGATTCCACAGATCCTCGAATTCTATGCGGCGACGGAAGGCAATTTTTCGTTGTTCAACGTCGAAGGAAAACCCGGCGCGATCGGCCGGATTCCTCCCGTGCTGGCGCATCGCTTTCCCGCCTCGATCGTCAAGGTCGATGCCGACAGCGGCAGCCCGGTCCGCAGCGACGCGGGGCTCTGCATCGCGTGCGCCCCCGGCGAAACGGGCGAGGCTATCGGATGCATCGACAGCGTCGATCGCGGCGGTGGCCCTTTCGAGGGCTACACGGATCCCGCCGAGACCGAGAAGAAGATTCTGCGCGATGTCTTTGCCGATGGTGATGCCTGGTTCCGCACCGGCGATCTGATGCTGCGCGACGAGCACGGCTACTTCCACTTCATCGACCGGATCGGCGATACTTTCCGCTGGAAGGGCGAGAATGTCGCGACCAGCGAGGTAAACGACGCGATCAGGGACTGCCCCGGTGTCGTCGACGCCTCGACCTACGGGATCGCCGTGCCGGCGGCTGACGGCCGCGCCGGCATGGCGGCTTTGGTCGTCGACGAGGGTTTCGATTTCGAAACCTTCACGAAACATCTGTCGCGCCGGCTCCCGGCCTATGCGCTTCCGGTCTTCGTCAGGGTCTGTGGGGCGCTCGACGCCACCGAGACATTCAAGCAGAACAAGCAGCGGCTCATCCGTGAGGGAATCGATCCCTCCGTTGTCAACGATCCGCTATTCCTGCGCGATCCGGCAACCGGCGACTACCGTCCGATCGACCAGGCAGTCTACGCACGCATCGTCGCCGATGAGATCAGATTTTAG
- a CDS encoding acyl carrier protein, with amino-acid sequence MSVRSSIFSAMQQIAEEQKVTLPPLQDDLSLQETGFDSLAFAILVARLEDQLGVDPFTIADAAAFPSTVGEFVRAYENVPA; translated from the coding sequence ATGTCGGTCAGATCGAGCATTTTCTCGGCGATGCAACAGATTGCCGAAGAACAAAAGGTCACGCTTCCGCCGCTCCAGGACGATCTGTCGCTGCAGGAGACGGGGTTCGACTCGCTGGCATTCGCGATCCTGGTCGCTCGGTTGGAGGATCAGCTTGGCGTCGATCCCTTCACCATCGCAGACGCAGCCGCCTTCCCGTCGACCGTCGGTGAGTTCGTCAGAGCCTACGAGAATGTCCCCGCCTGA
- a CDS encoding class I adenylate-forming enzyme family protein — protein sequence MSPPEIFSLRRYLGPELKGRTISDARHSISLTDIHRYSCLTGESRELSGRSVLLATSRQLLSALAMIELDGVVRCMLLCPPDLDPDRIQALLAGAEIDAIVTDRPLQQCAAGSYLIVAAGLPERSNVEWETQRATEWLMLTSGTSGLPKIVRHTLDGLAGAIIAEGPARHRSATWATFYDIRRYGGLQIFLRAVIGGGSMVLSESGEAIADHVARLRAAGVTHISGTPSHWRKLLMSCAATNFSPRYVRLSGEIADQALLDGLARTFPHASIGHAYASTEAGVGFAVDDAREGFPADLIGQSREGVEMKIVDGSLRIRSHRTALAYVGADAPSLTDAEGFVDTGDMVELRGERCYFVGRRSGIINIGGLKVHPEEIEAVINRHASVQLSRARSRSSPITGAIVVADVVLAAGTDRERQEAIRTEILNQCKDCLAAWKVPAVIRFVERLDVTAAGKLARTDA from the coding sequence ATGTCCCCGCCTGAGATCTTCTCGCTGCGCCGATATCTCGGCCCGGAGCTGAAGGGCCGCACGATTTCCGATGCAAGGCATAGCATCTCGCTCACCGACATCCACCGGTACAGCTGCCTGACGGGCGAATCCCGCGAACTATCCGGCCGTTCGGTGCTGCTTGCGACGTCGAGACAGCTGCTGTCCGCGCTGGCGATGATCGAGCTCGACGGCGTCGTCCGCTGCATGCTTCTGTGCCCGCCCGACCTCGATCCGGATCGCATCCAGGCCCTGCTTGCGGGTGCCGAGATCGATGCCATCGTCACCGATCGGCCGCTGCAACAATGCGCTGCTGGCTCATATTTGATCGTCGCCGCCGGCCTGCCCGAACGGTCAAACGTGGAATGGGAAACCCAGCGCGCCACCGAGTGGCTGATGCTGACCTCGGGGACGTCCGGGCTGCCGAAGATCGTCCGGCATACGCTCGATGGGCTGGCCGGTGCGATCATCGCCGAGGGGCCCGCGCGCCACCGGAGCGCGACCTGGGCGACGTTCTACGATATCCGCCGCTACGGCGGCCTCCAGATCTTCCTGCGCGCCGTCATCGGCGGCGGATCGATGGTGCTGTCGGAGTCTGGAGAAGCGATCGCGGACCACGTGGCACGGCTGCGGGCGGCCGGCGTCACCCACATTTCCGGCACGCCATCGCATTGGCGCAAGCTTTTGATGAGCTGCGCGGCCACAAACTTCTCGCCGCGCTACGTCCGCCTGTCCGGCGAAATCGCCGACCAGGCGTTGCTCGACGGCTTGGCCCGAACGTTTCCGCATGCATCGATCGGCCATGCCTATGCTTCGACCGAGGCCGGCGTCGGTTTCGCGGTGGACGACGCGCGCGAGGGCTTTCCCGCCGATTTGATTGGACAAAGCCGCGAGGGCGTCGAGATGAAGATCGTCGACGGCTCGCTCCGGATCCGCTCACACCGAACCGCGCTCGCCTATGTCGGCGCGGATGCGCCGTCGCTCACCGACGCCGAAGGCTTCGTCGACACTGGCGACATGGTCGAGCTGCGCGGCGAGCGTTGCTACTTTGTCGGCCGGCGCAGCGGCATCATCAACATCGGCGGGCTGAAGGTCCATCCCGAGGAGATCGAGGCCGTGATCAACCGGCACGCCTCCGTCCAGTTGTCGCGCGCACGATCGCGCAGCAGCCCGATCACCGGCGCCATCGTGGTCGCCGATGTCGTCCTCGCCGCCGGCACCGACAGGGAGCGCCAAGAGGCGATCCGCACCGAGATTCTCAACCAGTGCAAGGACTGCCTTGCTGCATGGAAGGTGCCTGCGGTGATCCGCTTCGTCGAGCGGCTCGACGTCACCGCAGCGGGAAAACTGGCGCGCACCGATGCGTAA
- a CDS encoding SDR family NAD(P)-dependent oxidoreductase codes for MRNVLVTGGSRGIGLAIARRLAASGDYNVVAVARRESGELAAAVREAQGRLHFRACDLAVTDAIPLFAKSVRNEFGPIYGLVNNAGLGTDGLLATMHNSEIEALIRLNVLSPIILTKYVARHMMADGAGRIVNISSIVASTGYSGLSVYAASKAALAGFTRSLAREVGRVGITVNAIAPGFIDTELTRSLDDEGRRRIAGRSALRRLPEADDVASVVEYLLGECGRNITGTVVTVDAGNTA; via the coding sequence ATGCGTAACGTCCTCGTCACCGGCGGCAGCCGCGGTATCGGTCTTGCCATTGCGCGCAGGCTCGCCGCATCCGGGGACTACAACGTGGTCGCGGTAGCGCGCCGCGAGAGCGGGGAGCTTGCGGCTGCAGTCCGCGAAGCACAAGGGCGCCTGCATTTCCGCGCCTGCGATCTTGCGGTCACTGATGCGATCCCGCTCTTCGCAAAATCAGTGCGCAACGAATTCGGCCCGATCTACGGCCTGGTCAACAATGCCGGACTCGGTACCGATGGGCTGCTGGCCACCATGCACAATTCCGAGATCGAAGCCTTGATTCGCCTGAACGTGCTGTCGCCGATCATCCTGACCAAATACGTGGCCCGCCATATGATGGCCGACGGCGCGGGACGAATCGTCAACATTTCCTCCATCGTCGCCTCGACCGGCTACAGCGGCCTGTCCGTGTATGCCGCATCCAAGGCCGCGCTTGCCGGCTTCACCCGTTCGCTGGCCCGAGAAGTCGGCAGGGTCGGCATCACCGTGAACGCGATCGCGCCCGGCTTCATCGACACAGAATTGACCAGGTCCCTGGACGACGAAGGCCGCCGACGCATTGCCGGCCGCAGCGCGTTGCGCCGTCTGCCCGAAGCCGACGACGTTGCTTCCGTGGTCGAATATCTTCTCGGCGAATGCGGCCGGAACATCACAGGCACCGTGGTGACGGTCGACGCCGGTAACACCGCCTGA
- a CDS encoding VanZ family protein: MTALLRLAAWLLAAAVTFVTLGPQDLRPHPVLGQHGDHAFAFLMVGIAFGLAYPQRRWTVAVVAVALIGLLEIMQLWVPGRHARFEDFVVDALSACIGLALSAAADRMMAQLGQDPGAVTRQRP, from the coding sequence ATCACTGCTCTTCTTCGGCTCGCCGCGTGGCTGCTTGCGGCCGCCGTCACTTTCGTAACGCTCGGGCCTCAGGACCTTCGGCCTCACCCCGTTCTCGGACAACACGGCGATCACGCGTTCGCCTTCCTTATGGTCGGGATTGCCTTCGGCCTCGCCTATCCGCAGCGGCGCTGGACCGTTGCAGTGGTCGCCGTTGCTCTGATCGGCCTGCTCGAGATCATGCAACTATGGGTGCCGGGGCGGCATGCGAGGTTTGAGGATTTTGTGGTCGATGCGCTCTCGGCTTGCATCGGCTTGGCGCTGTCCGCCGCGGCCGATCGGATGATGGCGCAATTGGGCCAAGATCCCGGCGCCGTGACACGCCAACGCCCTTAG
- a CDS encoding response regulator transcription factor, whose amino-acid sequence MRRTSVVIADRHPVVLQGLSNVLGAAADFNIVASCSDAASCIEAIRNLAPDIAIVDPAMPELAALRILSAINSENRSTHLVFFAASEDCELVLSATPVTCSIVLKDTAPEALVQSLRHIANGHNLLPSSQSGSIVSHEQGTNSESALTALTDRERQIMRLVSEGLSNKEIGRRLNIADGTIKVHLHNIFQKLEISNRTVLAALAIAQHDRATVTREKAPPD is encoded by the coding sequence ATGCGACGTACTAGTGTAGTCATTGCAGACCGGCATCCGGTGGTTTTGCAGGGCCTGAGCAACGTGCTCGGCGCGGCAGCCGATTTCAATATCGTTGCATCTTGCAGCGACGCCGCGAGCTGCATCGAGGCGATCCGGAACTTGGCGCCCGATATCGCGATTGTCGATCCCGCAATGCCTGAGCTTGCCGCGCTGAGAATTCTTTCGGCCATCAATTCAGAAAATCGTTCGACTCATTTGGTGTTTTTCGCCGCGAGTGAAGATTGCGAACTGGTGCTCTCGGCGACGCCCGTGACCTGTAGCATCGTCCTCAAGGACACGGCGCCTGAAGCGCTGGTGCAGTCCTTGCGGCACATCGCCAACGGTCACAACCTGCTGCCGTCCTCCCAATCCGGTTCGATCGTGTCGCATGAGCAGGGGACGAATTCGGAGAGCGCGCTGACGGCGCTGACAGACCGCGAGCGTCAGATCATGCGTCTGGTCTCCGAGGGATTGTCGAACAAGGAAATCGGGCGGCGGCTGAACATCGCCGACGGCACCATCAAGGTGCACCTGCACAACATCTTTCAGAAGCTTGAAATCAGCAATCGGACGGTGCTCGCGGCCCTCGCCATCGCGCAACACGATCGCGCGACGGTCACGCGGGAGAAGGCTCCGCCGGATTAA